A DNA window from Solanum lycopersicum chromosome 3, SLM_r2.1 contains the following coding sequences:
- the LOC101261105 gene encoding putative GEM-like protein 8, producing the protein MNKHHILQEDHQNSSGSSLAMSSSFGTTTPERHSSFSQESESAVASTLHSPSSSDYSPTITPSHDDSAVIIQKRKLGKKAKSYAYRIREHVKLGSKFSETVKGKLTIVKEGGRRNIFKHMFHVNDGEILLKASQCYLYTTAGPIAGILFISTHKIAFCSERPISVPFPSGGILRTPYKVVIPVTKIKRALPSVNENKPSQKYIEIVTEDDFEFWFMGFVRYEKAFLNLQRAISMSN; encoded by the exons atgaataaacATCACATTCTTCAGGAAGATCATCAAAATTCTTCTGGCAGTTCTTTAGCCATGAGTTCCTCTTTTGGAACAACTACTCCAGAAAgacattcttctttttctcaaGAGTCTGAATCTGCTGTTGCTAGCACTCTTCATAGTCCATCTTCTTCAGATTACTCACCCACAATTACTCCAA GTCATGATGATTCAGCTGTAATTATTCAGAAGAGGAAATTGGGGAAGAAGGCAAAAAGTTATGCATATAGAATTCGTGAGCATG tgAAATTGGGTTCGAAGTTTTCAGAAACGGTGAAGGGGAAATTGACGATAGTGAAAGAAGGAGGGAGAAGAAATATATTCAAGCATATGTTTCATGTGAATGATGGAGAGATATTGCTTAAGGCATCGCAATGCTATTTGTACACAACAGCAGGTCCAATTGCTGGgattttattcatatcaactcaTAAAATTGCTTTCTGCAGTGAAAGACCCATCTCTGTTCCTTTTCCCTCTGGAGGAATTCTCAGAACACCTTACAAG GTGGTTATTCCAGTGACGAAAATTAAAAGAGCTCTTCCCAGTGTAAACGAGAACAAGCCATCTCAAAAGTACATAGAAATAGTAACTGAAGATGATTTTGAGTTTTGGTTTATGGGTTTTGTACGATATGAAAAAGCTTTCTTGAATTTACAAAGAGCTATTTCGATgtcaaattaa
- the LOC101243686 gene encoding kunitz-type serine protease inhibitor DrTI-like yields the protein MKRIILLISVVVAFCSIWTSATTTPNQVLQVVRDTNGEILRSDSRYFVVTPPVLGGGGGGVTRGPILEAQDANFVCPFQVMQTALNSDQGRAVFFKPRAPNQIEITESSDVNIKFYLDNPTGMCNNTVWEVEGNIPGTVLKPAFLSTNGGETGNPSKMNTWFQIKKLNDNDEEVNPMYILVFCPNNYEDTCSEITIHYVYKQRRLVLKIGDSFPVVFVKDNNYGIV from the exons ATGAAGAGGATTATTTTGCTAATTTCAGTTGTTGTAGCATTTTGTTCTATATGGACTAGTGCTACAACCACTCCTAATCAAGTGTTGCAAGTGGTACGTGACACTAATGGTGAAATTCTCAGATCAGACTCTAGGTACTTTGTGGTCACGCCACCAGTATTAGGAGGAGGAGGCGGCGGAGTAACCAGAGGACCCATATTAGAGGCTCAAGATGCTAACTTCGTCTGTCCATTTCAG GTGATGCAAACCGCGCTAAATTCGGACCAAGGCAGGGCAGTATTTTTCAAACCAAGGGCACCAAATCAAATAGAAATCACTGAATCAAGTGATGTTAACATTAAGTTCTATCTTGACAATCCAACTGGGATGTGTAACAACACAGTGTGGGAAGTAGAAGGTAATATCCCAGGAACTGTATTGAAACCAGCTTTCTTGTCAACTAATGGTGGAGAGACAGGAAATCCTTCGAAAATGAACACTTGGTTTCAgattaagaaattaaatgacAACGATGAAGAGGTTAATCCTATGTATATTTTGGTGTTTTGTCCTAATAATTATGAAGACACATGCAGTGAAATCACCATTCATTATGTCTACAAACAAAGGCGTTTAGTTCTCAAAATTGGCGATAGCTTTCCAGTTGTGTTCGTTAAGGATAATAACTATGGAATTGTTTGA
- the LOC101261398 gene encoding kunitz trypsin inhibitor 5-like — protein sequence MKAVPFLLVALLSTIFFLVNAQDVAEPILDVSGNAVRTGVNYYILPAGRGNGGGLQVASIKNRTNPLVVSQNVDDSVIGVNVQFSPVDPKENTIRLSTDMNVKFTSMEISDSSTVWRINTELIPQRYLVTIGGVEGNPGRETLGNWFNIDKYEDAYKLVYCPVVCETCRPFCGEIGILEESGKRVLFVGRDPPLKVTFHKA from the coding sequence ATGAAAGCTGTACCTTTTCTTCTAGTCGCACTATTATCAACCATATTTTTCCTCGTAAACGCTCAAGACGTTGCGGAGCCGATACTCGATGTATCCGGTAACGCTGTCCGTACAGGAGTGAATTATTACATCCTTCCAGCGGGTCGGGGCAACGGTGGTGGACTTCAAGTTGCATCCATTAAGAACCGGACCAACCCGCTGGTCGTAAGCCAAAACGTCGATGATTCTGTAATCGGCGTTAACGTTCAATTTTCACCAGTAGATCCCAAAGAAAATACTATTAGATTATCGACAGATATGAACGTAAAATTTACGTCTATGGAAATATCTGATTCTTCCACAGTATGGAGAATTAATACTGAATTAATTCCACAACGTTATTTGGTTACGATAGGCGGAGTAGAAGGAAATCCTGGTCGTGAAACTTTAGGAAATTGGTTCAATATTGACAAGTACGAGGATGCTTACAAACTTGTGTATTGTCCTGTTGTTTGTGAGACATGTAGACCGTTTTGTGGAGAAATTGGTATACTTGAGGAAAGTGGAAAAAGAGTTCTATTTGTTGGTAGAGATCCACCTCTCAAAGTTACATTTCATAAGGCctag